Proteins co-encoded in one Brassica rapa cultivar Chiifu-401-42 chromosome A02, CAAS_Brap_v3.01, whole genome shotgun sequence genomic window:
- the LOC103853462 gene encoding probable polygalacturonase At3g15720, with protein MSSNKLDLVLIVFVAVLGLPWLSYGESVMKYGAVGDGISDDTSALQKAWDSACNGSSKIGSVYVPAGKVFLLKSLHFTGPCKLKPLIFTIDGEMKAQSDPNKWQKGENGIIPWLIFERVEGLLLSGRGLLDGQGKGWWDIHCRDHPGPMMTFSNCRNVILKSLRFRNSAQSHILVMGSQNVHIKDVKIKSPEISPNTDGVHITSSSAVSITHSDFATGDDCVSIGDQVHNLSVTYVNCGPGHGVSVGSLGRGGTEVEVEDIRVAHVNFTGTTNGARIKTWPGGTGYVRGIEFFDIRFSNVQNPIIIDQFYGCAPNCVRTEKAVHIEKVKYMKMSGTSRTEVAMKLECSGKNACSNVFMRDIDLSPANGIGSVSSTCSFVQGSTQGTIRPSSCIQ; from the exons ATGAGCTCCAACAAACTG gaTCTTGTTTTGATCGTATTCGTTGCAGTTTTAGGACTTCCCTGGTTAAGCTATGGTGAATCGGTGATGAAATATGGAGCTGTCGGGGATGGAATTTCAGATGATACATCT gcGTTACAAAAGGCGTGGGACAGTGCTTGTAACGGAAGCTCCAAAATTGGAAGTGTATATGTACCGGCAGGGAAGGTGTTCCTACTTAAGTCTCTTCACTTTACGGGTCCTTGCAAACTCAAACCTCTGATTTTCACG ATAGATGGAGAGATGAAAGCACAGAGTGATCCAAACAAGTGGCAAAAAGGAGAGAACGGGATAATACCATGGCTCATATTCGAACGAGTGGAGGGACTTCTACTATCTGGACGTGGCTTGTTGGACGGCCAAGGCAAAGGATGGTGGGACATTCATTGTAGAGACCACCCCGGACCT ATGATGACATTCAGCAATTGCAGAAATGTAATATTGAAGAGTTTGAGATTTAGAAATAGTGCACAATCACACATTCTTGTAATGGGAAGCCAAAATGTGCATATCAAAGACGTCAAAATAAAATCTCCGGAGATTAGTCCTAACACCGACGGTGTCCACATCACATCTTCATCTGCCGTTTCTATTACTCATTCCGACTTCGCCACTG GTGATGATTGTGTGTCGATAGGAGATCAAGTGCATAATTTGAGTGTTACCTATGTCAACTGTGGACCTGGTCATGGTGTGAG CGTTGGGAGTTTAGGTAGAGGAGGAACAGAGGTAGAAGTGGAAGACATACGTGTGGCGCACGTTAACTTCACAGGAACAACTAACGGCGCCCGAATCAAGACCTGGCCTGGAGGAACTGGCTACGTCCGTGGAATAGAATTCTTTGACATCCGTTTCTCCAACGTTCAAAACCCCATCATCATTGATCAGTTCTATGGTTGTGCTCCTAATTGCGTTCGGACT GAAAAGGCAGTTCACATAGAGAAAGTGAAATATATGAAGATGAGTGGAACGTCGAGGACAGAGGTGGCAATGAAGCTCGAGTGTTCAGGGAAGAATGCATGTTCCAACGTTTTCATGAGAGACATTGACTTGTCTCCAGCCAATGGCATTGGTTCTGTCTCCTCTACCTGCAGCTTTGTACAAGGCTCAACTCAAGGCACCATTCGACCTTCCTCCTGTATCCAGTGA
- the LOC103853279 gene encoding pentatricopeptide repeat-containing protein At1g80150, mitochondrial → MLSLRPIRRFYPSLATGVFASTLHVPAESNQEEAPALVKLKSERDPEKLFNLFKANATNHLVIENRFAFQDTVSRLAGARRFDFIEDLLEHQKTLPQGRREGFIVRIIMLYGKAGMTKHALDTFFSMDSYGCKRSVKSFNAALRVLTLKPDLHTIQDFLLHAPSKYGVVMDAFSFNIAIKSVCDMGFLDKASLVMKEMEKSGLKPDVVTYTTLISAFYKHDRYVIGNGLWNHMVLKGCKPNLTTFNVRIQFLVNRGRAWDANDLLMLMPKLQMEPDNVTYNMVIKGFFVAGFPEMAERVYTAMHGKGYKPNVKIYQTMIHYLCKAGKFDLGYTMCKDCMRKKWYPNLDTVGVLVDGLVKKGQLDQAKLIMELVHKRVPPFSSKQLIPLKSIL, encoded by the coding sequence ATGCTATCTCTGCGTCCCATTCGCAGATTCTACCCTTCTCTAGCCACTGGCGTATTTGCTTCGACCTTACACGTTCCAGCTGAATCCAATCAGGAGGAGGCCCCTGCCCTTGTCAAGCTTAAATCTGAGCGAGACCCTGAGAAGCTATTCAACCTCTTTAAAGCCAACGCCACTAACCACTTGGTCATTGAGAATCGTTTTGCTTTCCAAGACACGGTTTCTAGATTAGCCGGGGCACGCCGGTTTGATTTCATTGAGGATCTGCTTGAGCATCAGAAGACGCTTCCACAAGGTCGGCGCGAGGGCTTCATTGTTAGGATTATTATGCTATACGGCAAGGCTGGGATGACCAAGCACGCTCTCGATACTTTCTTCAGTATGGACTCGTACGGCTGCAAGAGGAGTGTTAAATCCTTCAACGCCGCGCTTAGAGTCTTAACTTTGAAACCTGATCTCCACACCATCCAGGACTTCCTTCTCCATGCTCCGTCCAAGTATGGGGTTGTAATGGATGCCTTTTCGTTTAACATTGCCATTAAATCTGTTTGTGACATGGGGTTTCTTGACAAGGCGTCTCTGGTAATGAAGGAGATGGAGAAGTCTGGCTTGAAACCAGACGTAGTTACTTATACCACACTTATATCGGCGTTTTACAAGCATGATAGGTATGTGATTGGGAATGGACTGTGGAACCATATGGTGCTCAAGGGGTGTAAGCCTAATCTCACCACCTTTAATGTTAGGATTCAGTTTTTAGTGAATAGGGGAAGAGCCTGGGATGCAAATGATCTGTTGATGTTGATGCCAAAACTCCAGATGGAACCGGACAACGTGACGTATAACATGGTTATCAAAGGGTTTTTTGTTGCGGGGTTCCCTGAAATGGCAGAAAGAGTTTATACAGCTATGCATGGTAAAGGTTACAAACCCAATGTGAAGATCTACCAGACGATGATTCACTATTTGTGTAAGGCGGGAAAGTTTGATTTGGGGTATACCATGTGTAAGGATTGTATGAGAAAGAAGTGGTACCCGAACTTGGACACAGTTGGTGTGTTGGTGGACGGGCTTGTGAAAAAAGGCCAGCTTGATCAAGCTAAGTTGATTATGGAGTTGGTTCACAAACGAGTTCCTCCTTTCAGCTCAAAACAGTTGATCCCACTTAAGTCCATTTTGTAA